One bacterium DNA segment encodes these proteins:
- a CDS encoding helix-turn-helix domain-containing protein, which produces MPFERSIEHWQALPWLSVKESAAVLGVGDRSVRNLLEEGKLEARRVCGKKMVTVASVQRFAGLARAEAQQDRAEPLSRSELATVRDLRKGVG; this is translated from the coding sequence ATGCCCTTCGAGCGATCCATCGAGCACTGGCAGGCGTTGCCCTGGCTCTCCGTGAAGGAGTCGGCGGCAGTGCTCGGTGTCGGGGATCGCTCGGTGCGGAATCTGCTCGAAGAAGGAAAGCTAGAGGCCCGCCGCGTATGCGGAAAGAAGATGGTGACCGTCGCCAGCGTGCAGCGATTCGCGGGCCTCGCGCGCGCGGAGGCACAGCAGGATCGCGCTGAGCCGCTCTCCCGCTCCGAGCTCGCCACCGTGCGTGATCTGCGAAAGGGCGTAGGCTGA